A region from the Hypomesus transpacificus isolate Combined female chromosome 11, fHypTra1, whole genome shotgun sequence genome encodes:
- the LOC124474314 gene encoding synapse differentiation-inducing gene protein 1 isoform X2, whose translation MEGTQAEALGSTQAEEAESLTPGKTSPTGEREAGPCKRNGLINTHSLMVETKEGLMSVYSAPNYQGHVVVNLSPQQEQNGSGGGRGPPQLLNPSALPQSMDPRFRPNLILYSENMLRAWGEGGDCCETTFIEDLASGSSSASVAKDALMFADGKFLDLSVEEAKIHTLSYDIDDDDEFQELESDYSSDTESEDNFLLMPPRDHLGLSVFSMLCCFWPLGIAAFYLSHEEQYGEPSV comes from the exons ATGGAGGGTACACAGGCTGAGGCTCTGGGCTCTACCCAGGCTGAAGAGGCTGAGTCCCTCACACCAGGGAAGACATCACCAACCGGGGAAAGGGAGGCGGGACCTTGCAAGCGCAATGGACTCATCAACACCCACAGCCTGATGGTGGAGACGAAAGAGGGACTGATGTCTGTCTACTCTGCCCCTAATTACCAAGGCCACGTTGTGGTTAACCTATCCCCCCAGCAGGAGCAGAATGGGAGCGGAGGAGGACGGGGTCCACCACAGCTGCTAAACCCCAGCGCTCTGCCCCAGAGCATGGACCCCCGCTTCCGACCTAACCTCATTCTGTACTCTGAGAACATGTTGCGGGcctggggagagggtggggactGCTGCGAGACTACCTTCATTGAGGACCTggcctctggctcctcctctgcctcagtTGCCAAAGACGCTCTCATGTTTGCAGACGGGAAATTTCTGGATCTTTCTGTGGAGGAGGCCAAGATACACACCCTATCATATGACatagatgatgatgatgagttcCAGGAGCTGGAG AGTGACTACTCGAGCGACACGGAAAGTGAGGACAACTTCCTCCTGATGCCACCCAGGGACCACCTTGGCCTGAGTGTCTTCTCCATGCTCTGCTGCTTCTGGCCTCTGGGGATTGCTGCCTTTTACCTGTCTCATGAG
- the LOC124474314 gene encoding synapse differentiation-inducing gene protein 1 isoform X1, translating into MEGTQAEALGSTQAEEAESLTPGKTSPTGEREAGPCKRNGLINTHSLMVETKEGLMSVYSAPNYQGHVVVNLSPQQEQNGSGGGRGPPQLLNPSALPQSMDPRFRPNLILYSENMLRAWGEGGDCCETTFIEDLASGSSSASVAKDALMFADGKFLDLSVEEAKIHTLSYDIDDDDEFQELESDYSSDTESEDNFLLMPPRDHLGLSVFSMLCCFWPLGIAAFYLSHETNKAVSKGDFHLASSSSRRALFLAVLSITIGTGIYVGVAVALIAYLSKNHHL; encoded by the exons ATGGAGGGTACACAGGCTGAGGCTCTGGGCTCTACCCAGGCTGAAGAGGCTGAGTCCCTCACACCAGGGAAGACATCACCAACCGGGGAAAGGGAGGCGGGACCTTGCAAGCGCAATGGACTCATCAACACCCACAGCCTGATGGTGGAGACGAAAGAGGGACTGATGTCTGTCTACTCTGCCCCTAATTACCAAGGCCACGTTGTGGTTAACCTATCCCCCCAGCAGGAGCAGAATGGGAGCGGAGGAGGACGGGGTCCACCACAGCTGCTAAACCCCAGCGCTCTGCCCCAGAGCATGGACCCCCGCTTCCGACCTAACCTCATTCTGTACTCTGAGAACATGTTGCGGGcctggggagagggtggggactGCTGCGAGACTACCTTCATTGAGGACCTggcctctggctcctcctctgcctcagtTGCCAAAGACGCTCTCATGTTTGCAGACGGGAAATTTCTGGATCTTTCTGTGGAGGAGGCCAAGATACACACCCTATCATATGACatagatgatgatgatgagttcCAGGAGCTGGAG AGTGACTACTCGAGCGACACGGAAAGTGAGGACAACTTCCTCCTGATGCCACCCAGGGACCACCTTGGCCTGAGTGTCTTCTCCATGCTCTGCTGCTTCTGGCCTCTGGGGATTGCTGCCTTTTACCTGTCTCATGAG acgAACAAGGCGGTGTCAAAAGGGGACTTCCACCTGGCCAGCTCCAGCTCCCGGCGAGCCCTGTTCCTGGCTGTTCTGTCGATCACTATCGGGACAGGCATCTACGTGGGTGTGGCCGTGGCCCTCATTGCATACCTCTCCAAAAACCACCACTTGTAA